A genome region from Bacteroides stercoris ATCC 43183 includes the following:
- a CDS encoding alpha-amylase family glycosyl hydrolase gives MKTKETLFLLLCFILSTEAFSQKGPEWLKDAVIYHIYPSSFQDSDGNGIGDLKGIHSRLDYIRSIGVNTIWLSPIFSSEFKDGGYDITDFYRIDPRFGQNETLTALIQTAHSKGIRVCLDLVAGHTSDKHPWFLQSKQTDTNLQHSDYYIWTTDKKQKPKKYVDAPDAARNGYYMKNFFDCQPALNYGFAQPNPNHPWEQSVNAPGPQAVRRELKNIIAFWMDKGVDGFRVDMAQSLIKRDDRNHTATMQLWDELLSWFNKKYPEGIMMSEWSMPHEAIKAGFNIDLIIHNGVKIYRNLVCNTDDKGKPNNCYFDKSGNGQIKEFVTNYGKEYQATRNLGYATMPTCSHDIWRLNRLQRNTPEELKVALTLFLTMPWPPIIYYGEEIGMRNLEEAPYKEGSKSARNRSSCRTPMQWETGLNAGFSSAPSNQIYLPIDPADNYPNVASQENDRTSILNYVRTLLEVRKNIPAIGTRGDWKAISDIEQPYPFAYMRWIGDEQYFIALNPSGQKAETAVNLPDNSKIEWLAGTTSSYWIKTKKGETRLQMPATSAILCKIRTK, from the coding sequence ATGAAAACAAAAGAAACATTATTTTTACTATTATGCTTCATTTTATCTACCGAAGCTTTCTCGCAGAAAGGTCCCGAATGGCTAAAAGACGCAGTCATATACCATATATATCCCAGCAGCTTTCAAGACAGTGACGGAAATGGCATCGGAGATCTGAAAGGAATTCACTCCAGACTGGATTATATCCGTTCAATCGGAGTAAACACCATTTGGCTCAGCCCTATTTTCTCTTCCGAATTCAAGGACGGCGGATACGACATCACTGACTTTTACCGTATTGATCCCCGGTTTGGTCAAAACGAAACATTGACAGCACTTATTCAGACAGCACACTCCAAAGGTATCCGAGTCTGTTTGGACCTTGTGGCTGGACATACCTCGGATAAGCATCCATGGTTTTTACAGTCCAAGCAGACTGATACCAACCTGCAACATAGTGATTACTACATTTGGACAACCGACAAAAAACAAAAACCCAAAAAGTACGTAGACGCACCAGACGCAGCACGCAACGGATACTATATGAAAAACTTCTTTGACTGCCAACCTGCACTGAATTACGGATTTGCCCAACCCAATCCCAACCATCCCTGGGAACAGTCCGTCAATGCTCCCGGACCACAAGCTGTTCGCCGCGAACTGAAAAATATCATTGCTTTCTGGATGGACAAAGGAGTAGACGGATTCCGCGTAGACATGGCACAAAGCCTCATCAAACGCGATGACCGCAACCACACAGCCACCATGCAGTTGTGGGACGAGCTCCTAAGCTGGTTCAACAAGAAATATCCGGAAGGAATCATGATGTCGGAATGGAGTATGCCGCATGAAGCTATCAAAGCTGGATTCAACATCGACCTTATTATTCACAACGGAGTGAAAATATACCGAAACCTTGTCTGCAACACAGACGACAAAGGAAAACCAAACAACTGCTACTTCGACAAATCCGGCAATGGACAAATCAAAGAGTTTGTAACTAATTATGGCAAAGAATATCAAGCAACCAGAAACCTGGGATATGCCACCATGCCTACGTGCAGCCATGACATATGGCGACTGAACCGCCTGCAACGCAACACACCGGAAGAACTCAAAGTAGCATTAACCCTCTTTCTCACTATGCCTTGGCCACCCATCATATACTATGGTGAAGAAATAGGTATGAGAAACCTGGAAGAAGCCCCTTACAAAGAAGGGAGTAAGAGCGCACGCAACAGAAGCAGTTGTCGCACTCCCATGCAATGGGAAACAGGATTGAACGCCGGATTTTCATCCGCACCATCCAACCAAATCTATTTGCCGATAGACCCTGCCGACAATTACCCCAATGTAGCCTCGCAAGAAAACGACCGTACTTCCATCTTGAATTATGTACGCACTCTACTGGAAGTCAGAAAGAACATACCAGCGATTGGCACAAGAGGCGACTGGAAAGCTATTAGCGACATAGAACAGCCATACCCTTTTGCATACATGAGATGGATAGGCGATGAACAATATTTCATCGCGTTAAACCCCAGCGGGCAAAAAGCGGAGACAGCCGTCAACCTGCCGGACAACTCAAAGATTGAATGGTTAGCAGGAACAACTTCCAGCTATTGGATTAAAACAAAAAAAGGAGAAACACGCCTTCAAATGCCCGCTACTTCAGCCATCTTATGTAAAATAAGGACCAAATAA
- a CDS encoding MFS transporter, producing the protein MKQEGMTPEVAKKFKYWQTRTIIASMIGYALFYFVRKNLSIAMPAMQEDLGITKGDLGLFLTLHGLLYGVSKFANGFIGDRVNARYFMVTGLVLSAVCNILFGFSSAVLVFGVVWMLNGWFQGMGFPPCARLLTHWIPPTQLATKMSIWNTSHSIGAGLVVIVCGYIVSLGWRWCFWFPSIIALVGAVGLWFALRDTPHSVGLPELNQKGAGEAKEESSKEFKAFVRKHVFGNPTIWVLAFANFFVYIVRYAVLDWGPTLLGEWKGISIQHAGWMVAAFEISGILGMLTAGWATDRFFGGRGPRVCVLCMALATVFIALFWGLQEPSMWLATCLLGAAGFCIYGPQALVGIAAANIATKKAAATAVGFTGLFGYASTLVSGWGLGLLAQHYGWDVAVGALILIAVVGTLIFMAAWTAKANGYDEGN; encoded by the coding sequence ATGAAACAGGAGGGAATGACGCCTGAGGTGGCAAAGAAGTTTAAGTACTGGCAAACACGAACTATTATAGCAAGCATGATAGGCTATGCTTTGTTTTATTTTGTTCGTAAGAACCTAAGTATAGCAATGCCTGCCATGCAGGAAGATTTAGGTATCACAAAAGGAGATTTGGGATTGTTCCTGACACTGCATGGGTTGCTGTATGGGGTTTCAAAGTTCGCTAACGGTTTTATTGGCGATCGTGTGAATGCACGCTATTTTATGGTGACAGGATTGGTGCTTTCCGCCGTTTGTAATATTTTGTTTGGATTTAGTTCCGCAGTGCTTGTATTTGGTGTTGTTTGGATGCTGAACGGCTGGTTTCAAGGGATGGGTTTTCCGCCTTGTGCTCGTTTGCTGACTCACTGGATTCCTCCTACGCAACTTGCAACCAAAATGTCCATATGGAATACTTCACATTCTATTGGTGCCGGCTTGGTGGTGATAGTATGCGGATATATTGTTAGCCTTGGGTGGCGTTGGTGCTTTTGGTTTCCTTCCATTATTGCTTTGGTAGGTGCGGTGGGACTTTGGTTTGCTCTGCGCGACACCCCTCATTCTGTGGGTTTGCCAGAACTTAATCAAAAGGGAGCCGGCGAAGCTAAGGAAGAATCTTCCAAGGAGTTTAAGGCTTTTGTACGGAAACATGTTTTTGGAAACCCCACTATTTGGGTATTAGCCTTTGCTAATTTCTTTGTGTATATTGTCCGTTACGCTGTGCTCGATTGGGGACCTACCCTTTTAGGAGAATGGAAAGGCATCTCCATTCAACATGCCGGCTGGATGGTCGCTGCTTTTGAAATCTCCGGTATTTTGGGGATGTTGACGGCAGGTTGGGCGACAGACCGCTTCTTTGGCGGACGCGGACCACGAGTTTGCGTGCTTTGTATGGCTTTGGCTACGGTGTTTATAGCTTTATTTTGGGGATTACAAGAACCTTCGATGTGGTTGGCTACATGTTTGCTCGGAGCTGCCGGATTCTGCATTTATGGTCCTCAGGCACTCGTTGGTATTGCTGCAGCCAATATAGCTACCAAAAAGGCGGCGGCTACGGCCGTTGGCTTTACAGGGTTGTTTGGTTATGCCAGTACGTTGGTTTCAGGTTGGGGATTAGGACTTTTGGCTCAACATTATGGTTGGGATGTAGCGGTCGGTGCGTTGATCTTAATAGCAGTTGTTGGTACTCTTATTTTTATGGCTGCATGGACGGCTAAAGCGAATGGATATGATGAAGGTAATTGA
- a CDS encoding endonuclease/exonuclease/phosphatase family protein produces the protein MNIWMGGSKVDGAVGMIVDEIIHSDADIIFLNELRDYRGENFISYMVKELNRRGYTFYGKNSPLSVGVLSRFPIDEQETVYPRVKGEKGAILRVLLTVVGRKVTVYAAHLDYRHYACYLPRGYSGSDWKKIAKPVLNEEDILAMNGKSDRKKAVEVFLQRVRLDIEQKHTILLAGDFNEPSHLDWKEDTKKLWGHNGAIVNWDCSRMLYEAGFRDAYRSVYPNPVTHPGFTYPAGNKCAPVAKLTWAPEADERERIDFIYYYPSPFLVPEEAWIVGPVHSVVKGKMKKERSSDCFIRPKRGWPTDHKAVMLSFRVSGLHSENPCNMN, from the coding sequence ATGAATATCTGGATGGGTGGTTCTAAGGTGGATGGGGCGGTTGGTATGATTGTCGATGAAATCATTCATTCGGATGCGGACATCATCTTTCTTAATGAACTGCGGGATTATCGGGGAGAAAATTTTATTTCTTATATGGTAAAGGAGCTGAACCGGCGTGGTTATACTTTTTATGGGAAGAACAGTCCTTTGTCAGTAGGAGTGCTGTCGCGCTTTCCGATTGATGAGCAGGAAACAGTCTATCCGCGTGTAAAAGGAGAAAAAGGTGCAATTTTGCGTGTATTGCTTACTGTTGTCGGTAGAAAAGTAACGGTGTATGCCGCTCATCTGGATTATCGGCATTATGCTTGTTATCTACCCAGAGGATATAGCGGGAGTGATTGGAAAAAGATAGCTAAGCCTGTGTTGAATGAGGAGGATATCCTTGCAATGAATGGAAAGAGTGACCGGAAGAAAGCGGTTGAAGTTTTTTTGCAGCGAGTACGGTTGGACATTGAACAGAAACACACCATTCTACTGGCAGGTGACTTCAATGAACCGTCTCATTTGGATTGGAAAGAAGATACGAAAAAGTTGTGGGGACATAATGGGGCAATAGTGAATTGGGACTGTTCCCGTATGCTCTATGAGGCAGGTTTCAGGGATGCTTATCGTTCGGTTTATCCTAATCCCGTCACTCATCCGGGCTTTACGTATCCTGCCGGAAACAAATGTGCACCTGTGGCTAAACTGACGTGGGCGCCTGAGGCTGATGAACGAGAACGAATTGATTTTATTTATTATTACCCTTCCCCGTTTTTGGTTCCGGAAGAAGCTTGGATTGTAGGGCCTGTACATTCTGTTGTGAAAGGAAAAATGAAAAAGGAGAGGAGTTCGGATTGTTTTATTCGCCCTAAGAGAGGGTGGCCTACAGATCATAAAGCTGTGATGCTCTCTTTTCGCGTTTCTGGGCTACATTCGGAAAATCCTTGCAATATGAATTGA
- a CDS encoding HAD-IIA family hydrolase, with protein MDINEIILEKVRRVKHVALDMDGTIYNGGTLFPFTIGFLDKMKELGIGYSFLTNNPSRSTNDYLKHLNDMGIKASKDEFYTSAQATIDYLRLYRPDCNRLFILGTPSMIKEFEEAGFESTMDDANDEPDAVVVGFDMSLVYSRLCRAAWWINQKKFYLATNPDRICPTDKSLVLVDCGSICSSLEHATGRKPDMVIGKPDPRMLNGIMERHNLQAEQIAMVGDRIYTDILMAQRANALSVLVLSGETTYKEAVALQPNPDLIMRDLAEFQEMILLAHSTF; from the coding sequence ATGGATATAAATGAAATAATATTGGAAAAGGTTCGCCGAGTGAAGCATGTAGCTTTAGATATGGATGGAACTATTTATAATGGAGGGACGCTTTTCCCTTTTACGATTGGTTTTTTAGATAAAATGAAGGAGCTGGGTATTGGCTATTCGTTTTTGACTAATAATCCTTCGAGAAGTACTAACGATTATTTGAAGCATTTGAATGACATGGGAATTAAGGCTTCAAAAGATGAGTTCTATACGTCAGCTCAGGCTACAATCGATTATCTCCGTTTGTATCGTCCTGATTGTAATCGGCTTTTCATTTTGGGGACTCCAAGCATGATAAAAGAGTTTGAGGAGGCTGGGTTTGAGTCTACAATGGACGATGCAAATGATGAGCCGGATGCTGTTGTTGTAGGATTTGATATGTCCTTGGTATATTCGCGCTTGTGTCGTGCTGCGTGGTGGATTAATCAGAAGAAGTTTTATCTTGCGACTAACCCGGACCGGATATGTCCGACTGATAAATCTTTGGTGCTGGTTGATTGCGGGTCTATTTGTTCAAGTTTGGAGCATGCTACCGGGCGAAAACCGGATATGGTTATCGGCAAGCCTGATCCTCGAATGTTGAACGGTATCATGGAGCGTCATAATCTGCAAGCTGAACAAATAGCTATGGTTGGTGATCGGATTTATACGGATATTCTTATGGCACAGCGGGCAAACGCTCTGTCGGTGTTGGTTCTTTCAGGAGAGACAACGTATAAGGAGGCTGTGGCTCTTCAGCCTAATCCGGATTTGATTATGCGCGATTTGGCGGAATTTCAGGAAATGATTTTATTAGCACATAGTACGTTTTAA
- a CDS encoding SusC/RagA family TonB-linked outer membrane protein has translation MKTINVNKTCRIAVFSLACCLAAPSWADDLNRGEWGVRYESQAVMQKELVKGCVRDQNGEPLIGVTVRVQGTSQGTITDIDGNYSLALPSKQTKLEFSFIGYNTVVLTPGSRNSLDVTLEEDVKALDEVVVVGYGTMKKRDLVGAVDHINSEALEGRSTPSLTRSLQGQIPNLNISMRDGKPDRGASYNIRGTTSIGAGGEALILIDGVEGDPNSVNPQDIESVSVLKDASSAAVYGARGTFGVVLITTKNAQKGGVKVNYNGSFSFSQRTVEPDLVTNGLQWTDDFVEAFVNNKGTMPTSINNIFPYTPEWHEELRRHDANPDLPKVQINENTGQYEYFGNTDWDKLLYKDVTAGTDHSISITGGNDIANFYVSGRFFSQDGIYRANTDDYQRGNFRAKGSIKIKPWLSIDNNFDMMHKTYHYPLISYDQTLNIQRNMEQQGFPMAVMYNPDGSLTYSAVYCAVGDFYNESSYQDQTTLQYKNTFGVNITPIKDVLKFRGDFTYVNTAYKRNRVLNYVPYSTGPEQFAEKGKSLMMDNKDETRYMAANLNGTWTPKLGENHALSVMGGWNLETSNKDTFYSERDGFLFPDRPNYDLMDGLNYKLEQGDKNWSYVGVFYRLNYGYKGRYLIETSGRYDGSSKFPVNEMWGFFPSASAAWRISEEKFMEGTRSWLDNLKLRFSVGALGNGNVDPYKFLPTMSIDKTGVIVGDGQVNYTSYPGLIPNNLTWEKVTTYDVGVDVDMFKNRLTIGFDWYRRNTTDMYTVGPTLPEVLGTTQPKGNYANLKTKGWELTLSWRDNFKLAGSDFHYGVKFMLWDSQSWITKYNNATGKLSDYYEGYRIGDIWGYNIEGLFTSYDEIANHADQDYIKISDSKIWQPGDLKFADLNGDGKIDKGAQTLSDHGDLVIVGNEEERYHYGFNLNVGWKGIGISAFFQGVGKRDWYPGQETGFFWGKYNRPYGYSLKMHENRWTEENPNPNAYWPRLVGYSSENGGRPMGTPNNRYMQDASYLRLKALTVDYSLPQAWVSKLGLTGLKIYFTGENLFTFSNICENFDPEVIKGGDVDLKDRKGEEQGYSYPMLKTYTVGLNVSF, from the coding sequence ATGAAAACAATAAATGTGAATAAAACTTGCCGTATAGCGGTGTTCTCATTGGCGTGCTGCCTGGCTGCGCCTTCATGGGCCGATGATTTGAATCGGGGTGAATGGGGTGTCCGTTATGAATCACAAGCTGTGATGCAGAAGGAATTGGTAAAGGGGTGTGTGCGCGACCAGAATGGCGAACCGTTGATCGGCGTAACTGTAAGAGTGCAGGGAACCTCACAAGGTACCATTACCGATATTGACGGAAATTATAGTTTGGCATTGCCAAGCAAACAGACCAAACTGGAATTCTCTTTTATAGGTTATAATACAGTAGTACTTACACCGGGCAGCCGGAATTCTTTGGATGTTACCCTTGAAGAGGATGTCAAGGCTTTGGATGAAGTGGTGGTTGTGGGATACGGTACTATGAAGAAACGAGATTTGGTAGGTGCAGTAGACCATATTAATTCCGAAGCATTGGAAGGACGTTCAACTCCGTCGTTGACACGTAGTTTGCAAGGGCAAATTCCGAACTTGAATATATCCATGCGTGACGGTAAGCCCGATCGCGGAGCGTCTTATAATATTCGCGGTACAACCTCTATTGGTGCAGGTGGAGAAGCACTGATTTTAATAGACGGTGTGGAAGGTGACCCGAATTCGGTGAATCCGCAAGATATAGAGAGTGTTTCTGTTCTGAAAGATGCTTCTTCGGCTGCCGTATATGGTGCTCGCGGTACTTTCGGTGTGGTATTGATTACTACTAAGAATGCGCAGAAAGGTGGCGTGAAAGTGAATTATAATGGTAGCTTCTCTTTCAGCCAGCGCACAGTAGAACCTGATTTGGTGACAAACGGATTGCAGTGGACAGATGACTTTGTAGAAGCTTTTGTGAACAATAAAGGAACCATGCCTACTTCTATCAATAATATATTCCCTTATACACCGGAGTGGCACGAAGAATTGCGTCGTCACGATGCGAATCCTGACCTGCCCAAAGTGCAGATAAACGAGAATACCGGACAGTATGAGTACTTTGGGAATACGGATTGGGACAAACTTCTCTATAAAGACGTGACAGCCGGGACAGACCACTCAATAAGTATTACAGGTGGCAATGATATAGCCAACTTCTATGTGTCGGGCCGTTTTTTCTCACAGGATGGTATCTACCGCGCCAATACAGATGATTACCAGCGTGGAAACTTTCGTGCAAAAGGCTCTATAAAAATCAAGCCTTGGCTGAGTATTGACAATAACTTTGATATGATGCACAAGACGTATCATTACCCTTTGATTTCGTATGATCAGACTTTAAATATCCAACGTAATATGGAACAGCAGGGCTTTCCGATGGCTGTAATGTACAATCCAGATGGAAGTCTGACGTATAGTGCTGTCTATTGTGCTGTGGGAGATTTCTATAATGAAAGCTCTTATCAGGACCAGACAACACTGCAATATAAGAATACTTTTGGAGTAAATATTACTCCTATCAAAGATGTGTTAAAATTTCGTGGTGATTTTACTTATGTCAATACGGCTTATAAGCGTAATCGCGTTTTGAATTATGTTCCTTACAGCACCGGTCCCGAACAGTTTGCGGAAAAGGGCAAGAGCCTTATGATGGATAATAAGGATGAAACCCGCTATATGGCAGCCAACCTTAATGGTACTTGGACTCCGAAACTGGGAGAAAATCATGCTTTGTCCGTAATGGGAGGCTGGAATCTGGAGACTTCCAATAAAGATACCTTTTATTCGGAAAGAGACGGTTTCCTTTTCCCCGACAGACCGAATTATGATTTAATGGATGGTTTGAACTATAAACTAGAACAAGGTGACAAGAACTGGTCTTATGTAGGTGTGTTCTATCGTTTGAACTATGGATATAAGGGACGTTATCTCATTGAAACAAGCGGACGTTATGACGGTTCGTCTAAATTCCCTGTTAATGAGATGTGGGGCTTCTTCCCTTCTGCTTCAGCAGCATGGCGCATCTCGGAAGAAAAGTTTATGGAGGGTACTCGTTCCTGGCTCGATAACCTGAAGTTGAGATTCTCAGTCGGTGCATTGGGCAATGGTAATGTAGATCCTTATAAGTTCTTGCCCACCATGAGTATTGATAAAACCGGTGTGATTGTAGGTGACGGACAAGTGAATTATACAAGTTATCCGGGGTTGATTCCTAATAATCTGACTTGGGAAAAGGTTACCACATATGATGTGGGTGTAGATGTGGATATGTTTAAAAACCGCCTGACGATAGGATTCGATTGGTACCGCCGTAATACGACTGATATGTATACCGTAGGGCCTACGCTTCCGGAAGTACTGGGTACTACTCAACCCAAAGGCAACTATGCCAATTTAAAAACAAAAGGATGGGAATTGACTCTTTCATGGAGAGATAATTTCAAGTTGGCAGGCAGCGATTTCCATTATGGAGTGAAGTTCATGTTATGGGATAGCCAAAGTTGGATTACCAAATATAACAATGCTACCGGTAAGTTGAGTGATTACTATGAAGGTTATCGCATTGGTGATATTTGGGGGTACAACATCGAAGGCTTGTTCACCAGTTATGATGAAATAGCTAATCATGCAGATCAGGATTATATAAAGATTTCAGACTCTAAGATATGGCAACCCGGTGACTTGAAATTTGCTGATTTGAATGGAGACGGTAAAATTGATAAGGGTGCACAAACGCTGAGCGATCATGGTGACTTGGTTATTGTCGGCAATGAGGAGGAACGTTATCACTACGGTTTCAATTTGAATGTAGGTTGGAAAGGCATCGGAATTTCCGCTTTCTTTCAAGGTGTAGGAAAAAGAGATTGGTATCCGGGACAGGAAACAGGATTTTTCTGGGGCAAGTACAATCGTCCTTACGGCTATTCGCTGAAGATGCATGAGAACCGTTGGACGGAGGAGAATCCTAACCCCAACGCTTATTGGCCCCGTTTGGTGGGATATTCTTCTGAAAATGGCGGACGTCCGATGGGAACGCCAAACAACCGCTATATGCAGGATGCTTCTTACTTGCGTCTGAAAGCGCTGACTGTTGATTATTCATTGCCGCAAGCATGGGTGTCTAAGTTAGGACTGACCGGATTGAAGATTTATTTTACAGGCGAAAATCTCTTTACTTTCTCCAATATATGTGAGAATTTTGACCCTGAAGTTATCAAGGGCGGTGATGTCGATTTGAAAGACCGTAAAGGTGAAGAACAAGGATATAGTTATCCGATGCTGAAAACGTATACGGTAGGATTGAATGTTTCATTCTAA
- a CDS encoding sn-glycerol-1-phosphate dehydrogenase — protein MSRVEDALKAANETCALRIGSEVLNEVAVMFKEQFPGKRAVVVADETTWDVVGKKVEEELKKAGVRLQPAFIFTQPDLYAEYSYIDLLVESLKEHDAIPVAVGSGTINDLTKLSSHLTGRRYMCVATAASMDGYTAFGASITAEGAKQTFSCPAPLAVLADTNIIRKAPGIMTASGYADLFAKVTAGADWILADWMGVEKIDETAWSIVQDGLHDALANPEGAAAGDDEAISQLVEGLMLGGFAMQWSKSSRPASGAEHQFSHLWNMEHHLNNGEHISHGFQVSIGMLAVTAFYEQVLRTPLENLDVEACCAAWPTPEELKKAALEMFVGTDFPNIGVQETKAKYVTREELAVQLQQLKEYWPKIRERLLAQLLPYKEVKRRLELVGAPTEPEQIGITRKRLRDTFIRAQFIRRRFTVLDLAVRSGYMNQWLDGLFGKGKIWEITE, from the coding sequence ATGTCAAGAGTTGAAGATGCCTTGAAGGCTGCGAATGAGACTTGTGCTCTTCGTATAGGTAGTGAAGTGTTAAATGAGGTCGCTGTTATGTTTAAAGAGCAGTTTCCCGGGAAAAGGGCGGTAGTCGTTGCTGATGAAACAACTTGGGATGTTGTTGGTAAAAAAGTGGAAGAAGAATTGAAAAAGGCAGGGGTGAGGTTGCAACCGGCATTCATTTTTACACAGCCGGACCTGTATGCTGAATATTCTTATATCGATCTTTTGGTCGAATCATTGAAAGAGCATGACGCAATACCGGTAGCGGTAGGTTCCGGAACAATCAATGATTTGACAAAACTTTCCTCTCATCTGACAGGCAGGAGATATATGTGTGTAGCCACTGCGGCTTCTATGGATGGTTATACGGCATTTGGAGCGTCGATTACGGCGGAGGGTGCTAAACAAACGTTTAGTTGTCCGGCTCCTTTGGCTGTTTTGGCCGATACGAACATCATTAGAAAAGCTCCCGGCATTATGACTGCTTCCGGGTATGCGGATTTATTTGCAAAAGTTACAGCAGGAGCTGACTGGATACTGGCTGATTGGATGGGTGTTGAGAAAATAGATGAGACTGCTTGGAGTATTGTTCAGGATGGTCTGCATGATGCTTTGGCAAATCCGGAGGGCGCTGCTGCAGGTGATGATGAGGCTATATCGCAACTGGTTGAGGGGCTTATGCTGGGAGGTTTTGCTATGCAGTGGTCTAAATCAAGTCGGCCTGCTTCCGGTGCAGAGCACCAGTTTAGCCATCTTTGGAATATGGAGCACCATTTGAATAATGGCGAACATATATCTCATGGATTTCAAGTCAGTATAGGAATGTTGGCTGTTACGGCATTCTATGAACAGGTTCTGAGGACCCCTTTGGAAAACTTGGATGTCGAAGCCTGTTGTGCAGCATGGCCGACTCCGGAGGAATTGAAGAAAGCTGCGCTCGAAATGTTTGTAGGAACTGATTTCCCGAATATCGGAGTACAGGAAACGAAAGCTAAGTACGTGACACGTGAAGAATTGGCCGTTCAGTTGCAGCAGTTGAAAGAATATTGGCCGAAAATTCGGGAACGCCTACTTGCACAGTTGCTTCCTTATAAAGAAGTAAAACGGCGCTTGGAGTTGGTTGGGGCTCCTACGGAACCGGAACAAATCGGTATTACGAGGAAGCGTTTACGTGATACGTTTATTCGTGCGCAATTTATCCGTCGCCGTTTTACTGTGCTTGATCTTGCTGTGCGTAGCGGTTATATGAATCAATGGTTGGACGGTTTGTTCGGCAAAGGAAAGATTTGGGAGATAACGGAATAA